Proteins from one Streptomyces sp. NBC_00289 genomic window:
- a CDS encoding uridine kinase, whose translation MHLRPGESEAAGWRAVTVLEVVRQLRDASPDVTGRPRVIAIDGRGGAGKTTLAERLRKVVPNSAVVHTDDIAWNHAYFDWGPVLLENILQPLHRGEAVDFRPDAWISHDRPGSITISAGADFIWVEGTGIIREELASWLDASVWMQGDLHEQERLSVLRDGDSPKQLEHVANWLLEELPFMLREQPWARATMLVAGPPQIDHDPDTELVVAPPIGL comes from the coding sequence ATGCATCTGCGTCCAGGCGAGAGCGAGGCCGCTGGCTGGCGGGCGGTGACCGTGCTCGAGGTCGTCCGGCAGCTGCGCGACGCATCACCCGACGTCACCGGACGTCCGCGGGTGATCGCGATCGACGGCCGAGGCGGCGCCGGCAAGACGACCTTGGCTGAGCGGCTACGCAAGGTGGTGCCCAACTCCGCCGTCGTGCACACCGACGACATCGCCTGGAACCACGCCTACTTCGACTGGGGGCCGGTGCTTCTCGAGAACATCCTGCAACCCCTGCACCGGGGTGAGGCGGTGGATTTCCGCCCTGATGCCTGGATCAGCCACGACCGGCCGGGATCGATCACCATTTCTGCCGGTGCCGACTTCATCTGGGTCGAGGGCACCGGCATCATCCGCGAAGAGCTTGCCTCGTGGTTGGACGCCTCGGTGTGGATGCAGGGTGACCTCCATGAGCAGGAGCGCTTGTCGGTCCTCCGCGACGGCGACTCCCCCAAGCAGCTGGAGCACGTGGCGAACTGGCTGCTGGAGGAACTGCCGTTCATGCTGCGAGAACAGCCGTGGGCCCGAGCCACCATGCTCGTCGCCGGCCCTCCGCAGATCGACCACGACCCGGACACCGAGCTGGTCGTCGCCCCACCGATCGGCCTATAG
- a CDS encoding helix-turn-helix transcriptional regulator, whose protein sequence is MDRALLADFLRARREVLQPEDVGLPRGSRRRTGGLRREEVAALAGMSVDYYSRIEQQRGPMPSEQVLAGLARGLHLSLSERDYLFDLGGHSAPRRVLRDDHVSPTMMRIVERLADTPALVMSRFNETLLQTRPAVALLGDYTRFSGLSRYLVYRWFTDPAQRDLYPVEDHELRGRVFTAEIRAAYTADPTGKAGEIVSALLEASPEFAVVWRLHEVDVTHHNDLKRYRHPELGELELYCQRLVDPDQAQELLVFSATPGSPSYQKLQLLPAVKDY, encoded by the coding sequence ATGGACCGGGCGCTGCTGGCCGATTTTCTCCGGGCGCGCCGGGAGGTGTTGCAGCCGGAGGATGTCGGGCTTCCTCGCGGTTCGCGGCGTCGTACCGGTGGGCTGCGGCGTGAGGAGGTGGCCGCGCTGGCCGGTATGTCGGTCGATTACTACAGCCGGATCGAGCAGCAGCGTGGTCCGATGCCGTCCGAGCAGGTGCTCGCCGGGCTCGCCCGGGGGCTGCACCTCAGCCTGAGCGAGCGGGACTATCTTTTCGATCTCGGCGGGCACTCGGCGCCGCGGCGGGTCCTGCGTGACGATCACGTCAGTCCCACCATGATGCGCATCGTCGAACGGCTCGCCGATACGCCCGCGTTGGTGATGTCCCGGTTCAATGAGACGCTGCTGCAGACCCGGCCGGCGGTCGCCCTGCTGGGCGACTACACCCGCTTCAGCGGACTGTCCCGCTACCTGGTCTACCGCTGGTTCACCGACCCGGCGCAACGCGACCTCTACCCCGTCGAGGACCACGAACTACGCGGCAGGGTCTTCACCGCGGAGATCCGGGCGGCGTACACGGCGGACCCCACGGGCAAGGCCGGTGAGATCGTCTCCGCCCTGCTGGAAGCCAGCCCGGAATTCGCCGTGGTCTGGCGGCTGCACGAGGTGGATGTCACCCACCACAACGACCTCAAACGTTACCGGCATCCCGAGTTGGGTGAGCTGGAGCTGTACTGCCAGCGCCTGGTCGACCCCGACCAGGCCCAGGAACTGCTGGTCTTCTCCGCCACACCCGGCTCACCCAGCTACCAGAAGCTTCAACTCCTGCCCGCCGTGAAGGACTACTGA
- a CDS encoding NADP-dependent oxidoreductase, translating to MKAVRFHEYGDPSVLRYEDVEQPVPGAGQVLIRVAATSFNGVDGNIRGGFMQGPIPVALPHTPGVDVSGTVDALGEDVAGLEVGDPVVGFLPMAGDGAAAEYVVAPAGILTPAPRSIPLPDAAALPLVGLTAWQALFDHAKLTAGQRVLINGAGGAVGGYAVQLAKNAGAYVIATAGPRSSEHVEAAGADEVVDHTATEVSAAVTELVDVVLNLAPIDPAQLAALPALIRSGGVLVNTTVWMPAPSDERRGVRGIDLFVNSDAEQLSRLVALVDSGELRVDVTQRVPLAQLPTVHAQAGTGELHGKVVIVAPAA from the coding sequence ATGAAGGCAGTGCGTTTCCACGAGTACGGCGACCCGAGCGTCCTGCGTTACGAGGACGTCGAGCAGCCCGTCCCCGGCGCCGGGCAGGTTCTGATCCGGGTCGCCGCGACATCGTTCAACGGCGTCGACGGCAACATCCGCGGGGGCTTCATGCAAGGCCCCATCCCGGTGGCGCTCCCCCACACTCCCGGCGTCGACGTCTCCGGCACGGTCGACGCGCTGGGTGAGGACGTGGCCGGCCTCGAAGTCGGCGACCCGGTTGTCGGCTTCCTGCCGATGGCGGGCGACGGCGCGGCCGCGGAGTACGTGGTGGCTCCGGCCGGGATTTTGACGCCGGCGCCTCGGAGCATTCCGCTGCCCGATGCCGCCGCGCTGCCGTTGGTGGGTCTGACTGCCTGGCAGGCCCTGTTTGATCACGCGAAGCTGACGGCGGGGCAGCGCGTGCTCATCAACGGTGCGGGCGGCGCGGTCGGCGGCTACGCCGTGCAGCTGGCCAAGAACGCCGGCGCCTACGTGATCGCCACGGCCGGCCCGCGCAGCAGCGAGCACGTCGAGGCGGCGGGTGCCGACGAGGTCGTCGACCACACCGCCACCGAGGTGAGCGCGGCGGTGACCGAGCTGGTCGACGTCGTGCTCAACCTCGCGCCGATCGACCCGGCGCAGCTGGCCGCGCTGCCCGCCCTGATCCGTTCCGGTGGAGTGCTGGTGAACACCACGGTGTGGATGCCTGCGCCCAGCGACGAACGACGCGGCGTGCGCGGCATCGACCTCTTCGTCAACAGCGACGCCGAACAGCTGTCGCGGCTGGTGGCGTTGGTCGACTCCGGCGAGCTGCGCGTCGACGTGACGCAGCGAGTGCCGCTGGCGCAGTTGCCGACAGTCCACGCCCAGGCCGGCACGGGCGAACTGCACGGCAAGGTCGTCATCGTCGCGCCTGCCGCCTGA
- a CDS encoding transposase: MTPSRARTWSRRGCTPVVRVRGRSWRRISIAAMCCYRPGDVSRLIYRPRRHRKHRGKGRNSFAWSDYRDLVVRAHIQLNAPIVLIWDNLNTHLAAGMRQYADTHDWLTIVQLPSYTPDLNPVEGIWSLLRRGPLANVAFTDDDHLERTLRRGLRHIQHRPDLIDGCLNGTRLTLTHQPTTPRRDQ; the protein is encoded by the coding sequence ATGACCCCGTCGCGCGCTCGCACCTGGAGCCGGCGTGGCTGCACGCCGGTGGTGCGGGTGCGCGGCCGGTCCTGGCGCCGCATCTCGATCGCCGCGATGTGCTGCTACCGGCCGGGCGACGTATCCCGGTTGATCTACCGGCCGCGCCGGCACCGCAAGCACCGCGGCAAAGGACGCAACAGCTTCGCCTGGAGCGACTACCGCGACCTGGTCGTGCGTGCCCACATCCAGCTCAACGCCCCCATCGTCCTCATCTGGGACAACCTCAACACCCACCTCGCCGCCGGGATGCGCCAGTACGCGGACACCCACGACTGGCTCACCATCGTCCAACTGCCCTCCTACACACCGGACCTGAACCCGGTCGAGGGCATCTGGTCGCTGTTACGACGGGGGCCGCTGGCCAATGTCGCCTTCACCGACGACGACCACCTCGAACGCACTCTCCGCCGGGGCCTGCGCCACATCCAGCACCGCCCCGACCTCATCGACGGCTGCCTCAACGGCACCAGACTCACCCTCACCCACCAGCCGACAACACCCCGAAGAGATCAGTAG
- a CDS encoding SDR family oxidoreductase, with product MELSNRTVLIVGGTSGIGRELARRFAAVGSTVAVGGRSSEALSELAEEGFGTFGIDVTDSVSVESFRDAVLARYPELDTVVTMSGVMLLEDLHDPAHFEAAATTIDTNLLGTIRVIDAFTPHLVHRGAGTFITVTSGIAFLPFPPMPSYAASKAAVHAYSEALRAQLDGTGIGVVELVPPAVATAGQEKVNPHALPLDDFVTEVMHLLSQDPTPREILVKKVLTHRWAERDGTYDDLVAQRSQALAMLPSREG from the coding sequence GTGGAGCTCTCCAACCGCACCGTTCTCATCGTCGGCGGAACCTCGGGTATCGGGCGAGAGCTGGCTCGCCGGTTCGCCGCAGTGGGCAGCACCGTGGCCGTTGGCGGCCGCAGCTCGGAGGCACTCTCGGAACTCGCCGAAGAAGGCTTCGGCACGTTTGGTATCGACGTCACGGACAGTGTCTCCGTCGAATCCTTTCGTGATGCCGTGCTCGCCCGGTACCCCGAGCTGGACACCGTGGTGACCATGTCGGGGGTCATGCTCCTGGAGGACCTGCACGACCCCGCGCACTTCGAGGCGGCAGCAACGACGATCGACACCAACCTGCTCGGCACCATCCGGGTCATCGACGCCTTCACTCCCCACCTGGTCCACCGGGGCGCCGGCACCTTCATCACCGTCACCTCCGGAATCGCCTTCCTGCCGTTCCCGCCCATGCCCAGCTACGCCGCCTCGAAGGCCGCAGTGCACGCCTACTCAGAGGCGCTGCGCGCGCAGCTCGACGGCACCGGCATCGGCGTCGTCGAGCTCGTCCCCCCGGCCGTCGCCACGGCAGGACAGGAAAAGGTGAACCCGCACGCGCTGCCGCTCGACGACTTCGTCACCGAGGTCATGCACCTGCTCTCGCAGGACCCCACCCCCCGCGAGATCCTCGTGAAAAAGGTCCTCACGCACCGCTGGGCCGAGCGCGACGGCACCTACGACGACCTCGTCGCGCAGCGATCCCAGGCCCTGGCCATGCTCCCCAGCCGCGAAGGCTGA
- a CDS encoding alpha/beta fold hydrolase, whose amino-acid sequence MDWTLDEEFETPEGVVRWGTLGSGDPLVLVHGTPYSSFLWRDVAPALARTRKVFFFDHLGFGQSDQREGQDLSLAAHSRNFAQLLDHWELPRPSVVAHDIGGAVALRTLLLEERSYRDLTLFDAVSGGEWERGLFQLFLEHEEVFRKLPGYAHEALVASHLRHATHAGFRPGVLDVFLAPWRGDSGQAAFYRQYSQIRQADTVAYEHLLGSMSIPLRLVWGREDRILPPKYAEWLHERVPHAELHWIEGAGHLLQEDAPGQLLAWLTAGFPSA is encoded by the coding sequence ATGGACTGGACACTTGACGAGGAATTCGAGACCCCTGAAGGGGTCGTGCGGTGGGGGACCTTGGGTAGCGGAGACCCACTCGTACTGGTGCACGGCACGCCGTATTCCTCCTTCCTCTGGCGGGACGTCGCTCCAGCGCTCGCCCGTACCCGCAAGGTCTTCTTCTTCGACCATCTCGGCTTCGGCCAGTCGGACCAGCGCGAGGGCCAGGACCTGAGCCTGGCGGCCCACTCGAGGAACTTCGCCCAGCTCCTTGACCACTGGGAGCTGCCCCGCCCCAGCGTCGTGGCTCACGACATCGGCGGGGCGGTGGCGCTTCGGACCCTGCTGTTGGAGGAGAGGAGCTACCGGGACCTGACCCTCTTCGACGCGGTGAGCGGCGGCGAGTGGGAGCGAGGGCTCTTCCAGCTCTTCCTGGAGCACGAGGAGGTCTTCCGTAAGCTTCCGGGCTACGCGCACGAAGCGCTGGTCGCCAGTCACCTGCGGCACGCCACGCACGCCGGCTTCCGGCCAGGGGTCCTCGACGTCTTCCTCGCACCGTGGCGGGGGGACTCAGGGCAAGCGGCGTTCTACCGTCAGTACAGCCAGATCAGGCAGGCGGACACGGTCGCGTACGAGCACTTGTTGGGCAGTATGTCGATTCCGCTACGGCTCGTCTGGGGCCGCGAGGACCGCATTCTCCCTCCGAAGTACGCCGAGTGGCTGCACGAACGCGTTCCGCACGCGGAGCTGCACTGGATCGAGGGTGCCGGCCACCTTCTCCAGGAAGACGCTCCGGGCCAGCTGTTGGCCTGGCTGACAGCTGGCTTCCCATCAGCCTGA
- a CDS encoding flavin-containing monooxygenase: MVVGAGFSGIGAAVRLREAGFDDVLVLEKGTQLGGTWRENTYPGCACDVPSTLYSYSFTPDTAWSRVFAGQREILGYLQATAERYRLGDVLRCGVEVLGAHWDEAAGRWLLETSDGPYSAAVLVLAIGPWHVPRRLEVPGIEDFDGPVFHTAGWDHSVDLTGRRVTVVGGGASAVQILPAIEAQAAAVDFFQRTAQWVLPKPDLPVPRALNRLTDCLPGVRSVLRVGQYALQEGFGYAFRHPQAARLLEAGSRAHLRLAVRDGQLRRHLTPDYRLGCKRLLTSSTFYRALSQPHVRLHPTAVSAVRGNEIVGDDGTTVHTDVLIEATGFHVGELPLAAALHGTNGQTLDEAWGGEPQAYLGTTVSGFPNLFLLLGPNLLGGSTSAITVLEAQLTYLIAAMVYLDQSGHRSLHVRPTAQSAHNTAVQEALATTVYNTGGCTSYYFTSSGQNTFAWPWSTGRLVRRLSQFDAAAYTFDTPARPLRLPAQARPQPVDRTADADAEQP; this comes from the coding sequence GTGGTCGTGGGAGCGGGGTTCTCCGGGATCGGGGCCGCCGTACGGCTTCGCGAGGCAGGGTTCGACGACGTCCTCGTTTTGGAGAAAGGGACGCAACTCGGCGGCACCTGGAGGGAGAACACCTACCCGGGCTGCGCCTGTGACGTGCCCTCGACGCTCTACAGCTACTCCTTCACACCGGATACAGCGTGGAGCAGGGTCTTCGCCGGACAGCGGGAGATCCTCGGCTATCTGCAGGCGACAGCCGAGCGGTACCGGCTCGGTGACGTGCTGCGCTGCGGCGTCGAGGTGCTGGGGGCTCATTGGGACGAGGCGGCCGGCCGCTGGCTGCTGGAGACCAGCGACGGGCCCTACAGCGCGGCGGTTTTGGTCCTGGCCATCGGCCCGTGGCACGTCCCGCGCCGCTTGGAGGTTCCCGGGATCGAGGACTTCGACGGTCCCGTGTTCCATACCGCCGGCTGGGACCACAGCGTCGACCTGACCGGGCGGCGGGTGACCGTAGTGGGCGGCGGTGCCTCCGCCGTCCAGATCCTCCCGGCCATCGAGGCACAGGCTGCGGCCGTGGACTTCTTCCAGCGCACTGCTCAGTGGGTGCTGCCCAAGCCCGATCTGCCGGTACCCCGGGCGCTCAACCGGCTGACGGACTGCCTCCCCGGCGTACGCAGCGTCCTGCGCGTCGGCCAGTACGCCCTGCAAGAGGGGTTCGGTTACGCCTTCCGCCACCCGCAGGCCGCCCGCCTTCTCGAGGCGGGCTCCCGCGCACACCTGCGCCTCGCGGTCCGCGACGGGCAGTTACGCCGGCACCTGACACCGGATTACCGGCTGGGCTGCAAGCGTCTTCTGACCTCGAGCACCTTCTACCGGGCCCTGTCCCAGCCACACGTGCGCCTGCATCCCACCGCCGTGAGTGCCGTGCGCGGCAACGAGATCGTCGGCGACGACGGCACCACCGTCCACACCGACGTGCTCATCGAGGCCACGGGCTTCCACGTGGGTGAGCTGCCGCTGGCCGCAGCCCTGCACGGCACGAACGGCCAGACACTCGACGAAGCCTGGGGCGGTGAACCGCAGGCATACCTGGGCACCACCGTGAGCGGCTTCCCCAACCTCTTCCTGCTTCTGGGACCCAACCTGCTCGGCGGCTCCACCTCCGCGATCACGGTCCTGGAAGCCCAGCTGACCTACCTCATCGCTGCCATGGTCTACCTCGACCAAAGCGGACACCGCAGCCTGCACGTGCGGCCGACCGCACAGAGCGCGCACAACACCGCCGTCCAGGAGGCGCTCGCCACCACGGTCTACAACACAGGCGGCTGCACCAGCTACTACTTCACCTCCAGCGGGCAGAACACTTTTGCCTGGCCGTGGTCCACCGGACGACTCGTGCGCCGCCTGAGCCAATTCGACGCAGCCGCCTACACCTTCGACACACCGGCCCGCCCTCTTCGCCTCCCTGCGCAGGCGAGGCCGCAGCCTGTAGACCGCACGGCAGACGCCGACGCAGAGCAGCCATAA
- a CDS encoding cupin domain-containing protein, translated as MIPDDDPSRPLTVADPDDPGTTYISLVGNTYAMLITGEQTNGRYCLIDMRVPDGGGPPPHRHDFEEMFTILEGEIEFTFRGEKHTVGAGSTINIPANAPHNFRNASGAQARMLCMCTPAGQDEYFLRIGDVVAGKDAPPPQLSEDELAERRRLAAELASTYRSEFL; from the coding sequence ATGATCCCCGACGACGACCCCTCCCGCCCGCTGACCGTGGCGGACCCCGACGATCCCGGCACGACGTACATCTCTCTGGTGGGCAACACGTACGCCATGCTGATCACCGGCGAGCAGACCAATGGCCGGTACTGCCTGATCGACATGCGCGTCCCCGACGGCGGCGGCCCGCCGCCGCACCGGCACGACTTCGAGGAGATGTTCACGATCCTCGAGGGCGAGATCGAGTTCACTTTCCGCGGCGAGAAGCACACCGTAGGGGCCGGGTCCACGATCAACATCCCGGCCAACGCGCCGCACAACTTCCGCAACGCTTCAGGTGCGCAGGCCCGCATGCTGTGCATGTGCACCCCCGCCGGCCAGGACGAGTACTTCCTGCGCATCGGCGATGTCGTCGCGGGCAAGGACGCGCCGCCGCCCCAACTGTCGGAGGACGAGCTCGCGGAGCGCCGCCGCCTCGCGGCCGAGTTGGCCTCGACCTACCGGAGCGAGTTCCTGTGA
- a CDS encoding helix-turn-helix transcriptional regulator, which yields MDRALLADFLRARREVLQPEHVGLPRGSRRRTGGLRREEVAALAGMSVDYYSRIEQQRGPMPSEQVLAGLARGLHLSLSERDYLFDLGGHSAPRRVLRDDHVSPTMMRIVERLADTPALVMSRFNETLLQTRPAVALLGDYTRFSGLSRYLVYRWFTDPAQRDLYPAEDHELRGRVFTAEIRTVHTADPTGKAGEIVSALLEASPEFAVVWRLCEVDVTHHNDLKRYRHPELGELELYCQRLIDPDQAQELLVFSATPGSPSYQKLQLLPAVGA from the coding sequence ATGGACCGGGCGCTGCTGGCCGATTTTCTCCGGGCACGCCGGGAGGTGTTGCAGCCGGAGCATGTCGGGCTTCCTCGCGGTTCGCGGCGTCGTACCGGTGGGCTGCGGCGTGAGGAGGTGGCCGCGCTGGCCGGTATGTCGGTCGATTACTACAGCAGGATCGAGCAGCAGCGTGGTCCGATGCCGTCCGAGCAGGTGCTCGCCGGGCTCGCCCGGGGGCTGCACCTCAGCCTGAGCGAGCGGGACTATCTTTTCGATCTCGGAGGGCACTCGGCGCCGCGGCGGGTCCTGCGTGACGATCACGTCAGCCCCACCATGATGCGCATCGTCGAACGGCTCGCCGATACGCCCGCGTTGGTGATGTCCCGGTTCAATGAGACGCTGCTGCAGACCCGGCCGGCGGTCGCCCTGCTGGGCGACTACACCCGCTTCAGCGGGCTGTCCCGCTACCTGGTCTACCGCTGGTTCACCGACCCGGCGCAACGCGACCTCTACCCCGCCGAGGACCACGAACTACGCGGCAGAGTCTTCACCGCGGAGATCCGGACGGTGCACACGGCGGACCCCACGGGCAAGGCCGGTGAGATCGTCTCCGCCCTGCTGGAAGCCAGCCCCGAGTTCGCCGTGGTCTGGCGGTTGTGCGAGGTGGATGTCACCCACCACAACGACCTCAAACGCTACCGGCATCCCGAGTTGGGTGAGCTGGAGCTGTACTGCCAGCGCCTGATCGACCCCGACCAGGCCCAGGAACTGCTGGTCTTCTCCGCCACACCCGGCTCACCCAGCTACCAGAAGCTTCAACTCCTGCCCGCCGTGGGCGCTTAA
- a CDS encoding isocitrate lyase/phosphoenolpyruvate mutase family protein yields the protein MDFRTTVERAQRLKQLHAEYQPLVLPTVWDVWSARTAADAGFSALTVGSHPLADSRGADDHEGQTFEEVLAAVRPIIAAVDVPVSVDLEAGYGQKPADLIAGLTEVGGVGLNIEDTVHSDGGRLRSTQEHANYIAGLRAAADDAGIPVWVNGRTDLFLHAKDASTVIDEAIERLRALEQAGADSVYPVGIQDNDDLLTAVTGAVAIPVNSTAHPVKHDLERFRRLGVGRITYGPLLQFALTDAMKDMLSPWAP from the coding sequence ATGGACTTTCGCACCACCGTTGAGCGCGCTCAACGCCTCAAGCAGCTGCACGCCGAGTACCAGCCGCTCGTGCTGCCGACCGTCTGGGACGTCTGGTCCGCGCGGACGGCAGCCGACGCCGGGTTCTCCGCGCTGACGGTCGGCAGTCATCCGCTCGCCGACTCCCGGGGAGCCGACGACCACGAGGGGCAGACCTTCGAGGAGGTACTCGCCGCCGTCAGGCCGATCATCGCGGCAGTCGACGTCCCCGTGTCCGTGGACCTGGAAGCCGGGTACGGACAAAAGCCAGCGGATCTCATCGCCGGGCTCACCGAAGTCGGCGGCGTCGGTCTCAACATCGAGGACACCGTCCACTCGGACGGCGGACGCCTGCGCAGCACGCAGGAACACGCGAACTACATCGCCGGCCTGCGCGCGGCGGCTGACGACGCGGGGATCCCCGTCTGGGTCAACGGGCGCACCGACCTCTTCCTGCACGCGAAGGACGCTTCCACCGTCATCGACGAGGCGATCGAGCGACTGCGGGCCCTGGAGCAGGCCGGCGCCGACAGTGTCTACCCGGTGGGTATTCAGGACAACGACGACCTGCTGACGGCGGTGACCGGCGCCGTGGCCATTCCCGTGAACTCCACAGCCCACCCCGTCAAGCACGATCTTGAGCGCTTCCGCCGCCTCGGCGTCGGCCGGATCACCTACGGCCCGTTGCTGCAATTCGCGTTGACGGATGCAATGAAGGACATGCTCAGCCCGTGGGCGCCCTAA
- a CDS encoding helix-turn-helix domain-containing protein, whose protein sequence is MKDEESGNRLGSYLRARRELVSPAQAGLPPGGNRRVPGLRREEVALLAGISPDYYLRLERGRDKNPSPQVLESLARVLQLDDIERTYLLGLATARLRAPRRKRPEHVPLRVHELLAHLQIPAFVEGRAFDVLASNPMAIALSPRLRPGLNRLRSLLLDPEEQAFHQDWTKATADFVAALRTTIGDDTDNPRFVELVGELALSSQRFRALWARHDVRSLDGGTTTVHHPVVGELRLHRDKLPIDDVILVVYYPDKDSDSDEKLRLLAALSHTESTGTAHDRPADDPRPKRP, encoded by the coding sequence ATGAAGGATGAGGAATCCGGCAACCGGCTCGGCAGCTACCTTCGTGCCCGACGTGAGCTGGTCTCCCCGGCACAGGCAGGACTCCCGCCCGGCGGCAACCGCCGCGTGCCCGGCCTGCGCCGTGAGGAAGTCGCCCTGCTCGCCGGAATCAGTCCCGACTACTACCTGCGCCTGGAACGGGGCCGTGACAAGAACCCCTCACCGCAGGTCCTCGAATCACTCGCGCGCGTCCTGCAGCTCGACGACATCGAACGGACGTATCTGCTCGGCCTCGCGACGGCACGCCTCAGAGCGCCGCGCCGCAAGCGGCCCGAGCACGTGCCGCTGCGAGTGCACGAACTCCTCGCCCACCTTCAGATCCCCGCCTTCGTCGAAGGGCGCGCGTTCGATGTCCTGGCCTCCAATCCCATGGCCATCGCGCTCTCCCCTCGGCTGCGGCCCGGCCTGAACCGGCTGCGTTCCCTCCTCCTCGACCCTGAGGAACAGGCCTTCCACCAGGACTGGACCAAAGCCACCGCCGATTTCGTCGCCGCCCTTCGCACCACCATCGGGGACGACACCGACAACCCCCGCTTCGTCGAGCTCGTCGGAGAACTCGCACTGTCCAGTCAGCGGTTCCGCGCCCTGTGGGCCCGCCATGACGTCCGCAGTCTCGACGGAGGCACGACCACGGTCCACCACCCCGTCGTCGGTGAACTACGCCTCCACCGCGACAAACTCCCCATCGACGATGTCATCCTCGTCGTCTACTACCCCGACAAGGACAGCGACAGCGACGAGAAACTGCGGCTCCTCGCCGCACTCTCACACACCGAATCCACCGGCACAGCACACGACAGACCGGCGGACGACCCGCGTCCAAAGAGGCCCTGA
- a CDS encoding winged helix-turn-helix domain-containing protein — translation MRYAQGGGLTAERRRFREQIRFEAGERFARGEKNVVIAKDLRVSERSVERWRRAWRQGGMAALASTGPPKLPKLSDGQFAGLEKELARGPAVHGWEDQRWTVARIRAVIAWKFKVDCSMAAVWRLLHRHGWSWQSPARRAVERDEHAVELWKKDVWPQVE, via the coding sequence ATGCGATACGCGCAGGGCGGCGGACTGACCGCGGAGCGGCGGCGGTTTCGCGAACAGATCCGGTTCGAGGCGGGTGAGCGGTTCGCCCGCGGTGAGAAGAACGTGGTGATCGCGAAGGATCTGCGGGTCAGTGAGCGGTCGGTGGAGCGCTGGCGGCGGGCCTGGCGGCAGGGCGGGATGGCTGCCCTGGCCTCCACGGGGCCGCCGAAACTGCCCAAGCTCTCCGATGGCCAGTTCGCCGGGCTGGAGAAGGAGTTGGCGCGCGGGCCGGCTGTGCACGGCTGGGAGGACCAGCGCTGGACCGTGGCGCGGATCAGAGCGGTGATCGCCTGGAAGTTCAAGGTCGACTGCTCGATGGCGGCGGTGTGGCGGCTGCTGCACCGACACGGCTGGTCCTGGCAGTCTCCCGCCCGCCGGGCTGTGGAGCGCGATGAGCATGCGGTCGAGTTGTGGAAGAAGGATGTGTGGCCGCAGGTGGAATGA
- a CDS encoding class I SAM-dependent methyltransferase, with translation MTDEQQRVQPSGVWATAVGVARVRALETERENALFRDPLAQAFATAGGLWPSSPPLPDDEAARRRRMAVSFSIVIRTKFLDDLLQQAAASGVRQVVLLGAGMDSRAFRINWPEDTRLFEVDTAAPLNFKASVLRQERAVPRCERITVAVDLREDWPGALAAAGHDPAVPTAWIAEGLLIYLPQDAVELLLARISAQSAAGSRMGLTLGSRGVIERFGADAAPGSAASMWVSEMPDDPAGWLAGHGWEADSHTLRERAAAYGRPISTPPQREEWPGGLISAVRR, from the coding sequence GTGACTGATGAGCAGCAGCGGGTGCAGCCGTCGGGAGTGTGGGCCACGGCGGTGGGGGTGGCCAGGGTGCGGGCGCTGGAGACCGAGCGGGAGAACGCGCTGTTCCGCGACCCACTGGCACAGGCCTTCGCCACCGCCGGCGGCCTGTGGCCGTCCTCGCCGCCGCTGCCCGACGACGAGGCCGCGCGACGCCGCCGGATGGCCGTGTCGTTCTCCATCGTCATCCGAACGAAGTTCCTCGACGACCTGTTGCAGCAGGCCGCCGCGTCCGGGGTCCGGCAGGTCGTGCTGCTCGGCGCCGGCATGGACAGCCGGGCCTTCCGGATCAACTGGCCCGAGGACACCCGGTTGTTCGAGGTCGACACCGCCGCGCCACTGAACTTCAAGGCTTCGGTGCTGCGCCAGGAGCGGGCCGTGCCGCGCTGCGAGCGGATCACCGTCGCGGTGGATCTGCGTGAGGACTGGCCGGGCGCGCTGGCCGCCGCAGGGCACGACCCGGCCGTGCCGACCGCGTGGATCGCCGAAGGGCTACTGATCTATCTGCCCCAGGATGCGGTGGAGCTGCTGCTGGCCCGGATCAGCGCGCAGTCGGCGGCAGGCAGTCGGATGGGGCTGACATTGGGCTCGCGCGGCGTGATCGAGCGCTTCGGCGCGGACGCCGCGCCGGGATCGGCGGCGTCCATGTGGGTTTCGGAGATGCCCGACGACCCGGCGGGTTGGCTGGCCGGGCACGGCTGGGAGGCCGACAGCCACACCCTGCGCGAGCGCGCTGCCGCCTACGGCCGCCCTATCAGCACCCCGCCGCAGCGCGAGGAGTGGCCCGGCGGACTGATCTCGGCGGTCCGCCGGTAG